The DNA window AATTTTGTGTAAAACCCAGTTATTGCTTCTGCTGCATGATCTGTTCCGAGCACGGCTGCACTGTGCATCGCTGCCGCTGAGTATTGGGCTTTCATTCGTTCCCGGGCTTTTTCGTTGCCTTTGGCAAAATCAGTCAACATAATGCCGGCGTTTTCTAAAGCACGTTCACTGGCATCAACTGCTTCTTTTATATTGATGGTATACAATTTAGTCGGTTGAATAAACTCCAAAGCGTCTTGTGCTTCGTGTTCGTCAACCTGCACACCGTACGGCAAACGTATGGCATAAAAACCGTATTTAACGTCAGTTGATTCTTCATTTAACTGATTGACTGCTAGTTGTGCTAGCTTACCGAGCAGGGTAGAATCCTGTCCGCCAGAAATACCTAAGATATATCCTTTCAAGAATGGATGATGCTTTAAATACTCTTTTAAAAATACTACAATCTGTTCAATCTTTTGTTGCGGTTGAATCAGAGGCTCTACTTTTAACTCATCAATAATTCGCTGTTGCAAAGTAGACATTAAGCTCCTCCTTCCTCTTCGATAAAGTCATGAACTGCTTCCCGTACTTCTTGAATATTTTTCATTTTATTGTTCCAGCATTTCTGACTTAAGTCGACTGGGTACTCTTCAGGATTTAACGACCGTTTGTATTCATCCCACAATAAATCCATATTTTTAATTCCGTAGCTTTGCATTTCCTGCACACTTGGATTGTCATAAATGATTTCACCATTTTCAACAACTTTTTGATGGATATTGATTGCATCGAAATTCGTCACAAACTTTGATACGAAGGTATGAACCGGATGGAACATTTTTAAACGTTCTTGAGAAGCCGGATCTTCGTCGTGCATAGCAATATAATCGCCTTCAGATTTACCATTTTCTCTATCAATAATTCGGTAAACATTTTTCAGACCCGGCGTCGTAACTTTCTCAGCGTTTCCGGAAATTTTAATGGTATCTTCCATTTCACCGCTGTCGTTTTCAATAGCTACTAATTTATAAACAGCTCCTAATGCTGGCTGATCGTATGCCGTGATTAGCTTTGTCCCAATACCCCATGTATCTACTCGAGCACCCTGTGCCTTTAAATTCAATATCGTGTATTCATCGAGATCATTTGAAACTACAACTTCTGTATCCGTGAAGCCTGCAGCATCTAGCATTTTCCGCGCTTCTTTCGATAAGAAAGCGATATCTCCACTATCTAAGCGTATTCCTTGGAAGTTGATTTTATCGCCT is part of the Planococcus kocurii genome and encodes:
- the nadE gene encoding ammonia-dependent NAD(+) synthetase codes for the protein MSTLQQRIIDELKVEPLIQPQQKIEQIVVFLKEYLKHHPFLKGYILGISGGQDSTLLGKLAQLAVNQLNEESTDVKYGFYAIRLPYGVQVDEHEAQDALEFIQPTKLYTINIKEAVDASERALENAGIMLTDFAKGNEKARERMKAQYSAAAMHSAAVLGTDHAAEAITGFYTKFGDGAADLTPLFGLNKRQGRAMLQELGCPEHLYMKIPTADLEDDKPALPDEVALGVTYELIDDYLEGKKIPLDAQEKLEGHYLRTQHKRHLPITIFDDFWK